In Oryza brachyantha chromosome 2, ObraRS2, whole genome shotgun sequence, a single window of DNA contains:
- the LOC121053480 gene encoding uncharacterized protein LOC121053480, with protein MTDGVPAFTKNLSQLTWPTGFKPTGIKKYDDSTNPKAWLTVYSMAIRAAGGDTKAMTNYVSVALDDSAGHWLSGLPKRSIDSWAELRDRFIANFQGTYERPRTKYDLYQVQQRKSESLRTYIKRFSEVCNSIPDIKDDVVITVFRKRVRDEPFIAKFTKKEPTIKDLFDMANSYAVAANAVSASRGDKHDEKGQLSGKGKEKEHKKDSDSRKRKLEELVAVADRQPIQHPKMSDYDKVMNSKCPYHLKSSHLVKDCFVMRHYAEKLAKGQSWAAGPSKAKPADKKDDDFQDPQTELNHIFGGPLAYESKRKQKLASREINTTTVDVPQYLRWSEVPFTFDRSNHHDQVAHPGRYPLVLAPVVKSVKLKRVLIDGGSALNILFTKTLDDMKIPRSELRPSNAPFHGVIPGLSATPLGLITLPVTFGTKDNYRTENIYFKVANFETAYHAIIGRPALAKFMAVPHYTYLMVKMLGSHVVITLHSDIKQAFSCEAESYEIAQQAEEQAAREQIREASTHKKGDDDLPSKKTTKITSNKKKQIALDPTDSSKVTFIGTQLDSK; from the coding sequence ATGACAGACGGCGTCCCGGCCTTCACCAAGAACTTAAGTCAGTTGACTTGGCCGACTGGTTTCAAGCCCACTGGCATTAAGAAGTACGACGACTCCACCAACCCGAAAGCATGGCTCACGGTATACTCCATGGCCATCCGTGCCGCAGGAGGCGACACCAAAGCCATGACCAACTATGTGTCGGTTGCCTTGGACGATTCGGCCGGGCATTGGTTGTCGGGGCTCCCCAAACGTTCTATTGACTCATGGGCAGAGCTTCGCGACCGGTTCATCGCCAATTTCCAGGGCACATATGAAAGGCCAAGGACGAAGTACGATTTGTACCAAGTCCAACAAAGGAAAAGTGAATCCCTGCGGACCTACATCAAACGGTTCTCAGAGGTATGCAATTCCATCCCGGACATAAAAGATGACGTGGTCATCACCGTATTCCGGAAAAGAGTACGCGATGAGCCATTCATCGCTAAATTCACCAAGAAAGAGCCGACTATCAAAGATCTCTTcgacatggctaactcctacGCAGTGGCCGCCAATGCGGTGTCCGCCTCACGGGGAGATAAGCACGATGAGAAAGGACAACTGTCTggcaaaggaaaggaaaaggagcacAAGAAGGACTCGGACTCACGGAAACGCAAGCTCGAGGAGCTGGTCGCTGTCGCAGATCGACAGCCGATCCAGCACCCCAAGATGTCTGATTATGACAAAGTCATGAACAGCAAGTGCCCCTACCACCTGAAGTCCTCCCACTTGGTCAAAGACTGCTTTGTCATGCGTCATTATGCAGAGAAACTAGCCAAAGGCCAGTCGTGGGCCGCCGGGCCAAGCAAGGCAAAGCCCGCCGACAAGAAAGACGACGACTTCCAAGACCCGCAAACTGAGCTAAACCATATCTTCGGTGGCCCGCTCGCATACGAGTCCAAGCGGAAGCAAAAGCTTGCATCAAGGGAGATAAACACCACAACGGTGGACGTCCCCCAGTACCTACGTTGGTCGGAAGTTCCGTTCACGTTCGACCGCTCAAATCACCATGACCAAGTGGCCCACCCGGGGCGGTACCCACTGGTGCTAGCCCCAGTCGTCAAAAGCGTCAAGTTGAAACGCGTGCTCATTGACGGAGGAAGCGCTCTCAACATCCTCTTCACCAAGACGCTCGATGACATGAAAATCCCGAGGTCGGAGCTACGCCCGAGCAATGCGCCCTTCCACGGGGTCATTCCTGGGCTGTCGGCAACACCACTTGGGCTGATCACTCTTCCGGTAACCTTCGGAACAAAGGATAACTACCGGACGGAGAATATCTACTTTAAAGTCGCTAACTTCGAAACGGCGTACCATGCCATTATTGGCAGGCCCGCGCTGGCAAAGTTCATGGCGGTCCCGCACTACACCTACCTCATGGTCAAGATGCTCGGATCACATGTCGTCATCACCCTGCACAGCGACATCAAGCAGGCCTTTAGTTGCGAGGCGGAAAGCTACGAAATCGCACAACAGGCTGAAGAGCAGGCCGCCCGGGAGCAGATACGCGAAGCCTCGACTCACAAGAAGGGGGACGACGACCTACCGTCCAAAAAGACGACAAAGATCACCTCCAACAAGAAGAAACAAATCGCCCTCGACCCCACCGACTCGTCTAAAGTTACATTCATAGGAACTCAGTTAGATTCTAAATAG